One genomic region from Erythrobacter mangrovi encodes:
- a CDS encoding ParA family protein, which translates to MITIAIANQKGGVGKTTTAINIATAMAATGWKTLLIDLDPQGNASTGLGIEAAARENTSYDLLLEQATLPECVLPTDIPGLDIVPATQDLSGAEVELVSVEDRTGRLTQALAQHAHAYEVCFIDCPPSLGLLTLNALCAADTLLVPLQCEFFALEGLSQLLQTVERIQQGFNPDLGIVGVVLTMFDRRNRLTDQVADDVRDCLGGLVFENVIPRNVRLSEAPSHGMPALVYDHQCPGSRAYIGLARELIGRLPETRKAA; encoded by the coding sequence ATGATCACCATCGCGATCGCGAACCAGAAGGGCGGGGTGGGCAAGACCACCACGGCGATCAATATTGCGACGGCGATGGCCGCGACCGGGTGGAAGACGCTGCTGATCGACCTCGATCCCCAGGGAAACGCCTCGACCGGCCTCGGAATCGAGGCGGCCGCGCGCGAAAACACCAGCTACGACCTCCTGCTCGAGCAGGCGACGCTACCCGAATGTGTTTTGCCAACAGACATTCCCGGTCTCGACATCGTCCCGGCGACGCAAGACCTGTCCGGCGCCGAAGTTGAACTGGTTTCGGTAGAGGATCGCACGGGTCGGTTGACACAGGCATTGGCGCAGCATGCGCACGCCTACGAAGTCTGTTTCATCGACTGCCCGCCTTCACTGGGGTTGCTGACGCTCAATGCACTATGTGCGGCGGACACATTGCTTGTGCCGTTGCAGTGCGAGTTCTTCGCCCTCGAGGGCCTTAGCCAGCTGCTCCAGACCGTCGAGCGTATCCAGCAGGGTTTCAACCCCGATCTTGGTATCGTGGGGGTCGTCCTGACCATGTTCGATCGCCGTAACCGTCTAACCGATCAGGTCGCCGACGACGTACGCGATTGCCTGGGCGGATTGGTGTTCGAGAATGTCATACCGCGCAATGTTCGCCTCTCGGAGGCGCCGAGCCACGGCATGCCCGCTCTGGTTTACGACCACCAGTGTCCGGGTAGCCGCGCCTATATTGGCTTGGCTCGAGAATTGATTGGTCGCCTGCCCGAAACAAGGAAAGCCGCATGA
- a CDS encoding ParB/RepB/Spo0J family partition protein encodes MSETTPAARPIDRKKKLGRGLGALLGETRREEPLVRREATDDSDQGEATEPKSATAITSGLASIPVARIEPLPGQPRTHFNEEALDELASSIAARGVIQPIIVRPLDGGRYQLVAGERRWRAAQRARLHEIPALVRELEQREVMALALIENLQREDLNPLEEARAYQKLADDEGMTQAEIAKLVDKSRSHVANFQRLLALPDDVLAFLAEGSLSMGHARALIGREDASALARRAVSEKLSVREIEKLSRAPSKAGERKAKRPSPHGATEDADITAVQGHLEEFLGMQVRIKIEASPNTGTVTIRYRTLDQLDLICQRLTGGDI; translated from the coding sequence ATGAGCGAGACCACGCCCGCCGCCCGTCCGATCGATCGCAAGAAGAAGCTCGGCCGTGGGCTCGGTGCGCTGCTCGGAGAGACGCGTCGCGAAGAGCCACTGGTCCGCCGGGAAGCTACTGACGATTCTGACCAGGGGGAGGCAACCGAGCCGAAGTCCGCCACCGCTATAACCAGCGGCCTCGCATCGATCCCGGTTGCCCGGATCGAGCCGCTGCCGGGGCAGCCGCGGACCCACTTTAACGAGGAGGCACTCGATGAACTGGCCTCCTCCATCGCGGCACGCGGGGTGATCCAGCCGATCATTGTCCGTCCGCTGGATGGCGGGCGCTACCAGCTGGTCGCGGGTGAACGCCGCTGGCGTGCAGCCCAGCGCGCGCGGCTGCATGAGATTCCAGCCCTGGTGCGGGAGCTTGAACAGCGCGAGGTAATGGCACTGGCGCTGATCGAGAACCTCCAGCGCGAAGATCTCAATCCCCTGGAAGAAGCCCGCGCATATCAAAAGCTTGCAGACGACGAGGGGATGACCCAGGCGGAGATCGCCAAGCTGGTCGACAAGTCGCGTAGCCATGTCGCCAACTTCCAGCGCCTGCTTGCCTTGCCGGACGACGTACTTGCCTTCCTGGCCGAGGGGTCGTTGTCGATGGGACACGCACGCGCCTTGATCGGACGCGAGGATGCGTCTGCGCTCGCCCGACGGGCGGTTAGCGAGAAGCTCTCGGTCCGTGAGATCGAAAAACTCTCTCGCGCACCGTCAAAAGCCGGTGAAAGAAAGGCGAAGAGACCGTCACCGCACGGGGCAACCGAGGACGCGGACATCACGGCGGTTCAGGGCCATCTCGAAGAGTTTTTGGGGATGCAGGTGCGCATCAAGATCGAAGCATCGCCCAACACTGGTACGGTCACGATACGCTATCGCACTCTCGACCAGCTCGACCTGATCTGCCAACGCCTGACGGGCGGAGATATCTAA
- a CDS encoding GAF domain-containing protein, producing MYDFRPAPDCPKPEAYRQLIDAASALTDGEPDAVANMANIAALLWDFLPDLNWAGFYRMVGGELVLGPFCGRPACIRIPPGKGVCGVAASEGLTQLVEDVHAFPGHIACDSVTNSELVVPIIRNDVVVAVIDLDSPKPARFDEEDQAGIEALAALLANRI from the coding sequence ATGTATGATTTTCGCCCTGCGCCGGATTGCCCCAAGCCCGAAGCATATCGCCAGCTGATCGACGCGGCATCGGCCCTCACCGATGGTGAACCCGATGCGGTAGCCAATATGGCCAACATTGCCGCTTTGCTGTGGGACTTCCTTCCCGATCTCAACTGGGCAGGCTTCTACCGGATGGTGGGGGGTGAACTGGTGCTGGGTCCATTCTGCGGTCGCCCGGCTTGCATCCGGATCCCTCCGGGCAAGGGCGTTTGCGGCGTGGCCGCCAGCGAAGGCCTGACCCAGCTGGTAGAAGATGTGCACGCCTTTCCTGGGCACATCGCCTGCGATTCGGTGACCAATTCGGAACTGGTGGTACCGATCATCCGCAACGATGTAGTCGTTGCGGTGATCGATCTGGATAGCCCGAAGCCAGCGCGGTTCGATGAGGAAGACCAAGCGGGCATCGAGGCATTGGCTGCCTTGCTGGCGAATCGCATCTAG
- a CDS encoding PQQ-dependent sugar dehydrogenase — protein sequence MSTLKKVGIGLVIALLVIAAGLWFITRGDTATMPWAEVTGTEPQLEEPSEEAIPTVAIADPIGWGADETPIAAEGLVVSRFADGLEHPRTLQALPNGDILVALSRAPQEKGSGFEAWIAERLMAKAGATGPSPNQVLLLRDTDNDGKADVKQVLLDGLDSPSGLAWGDGVLYVANHNAVLAYPYELGAAKVSGAARKIADLAPGGNHWMRNLALNPDGTKLYAAVGSASNIAERGLEVEEGRALIWEIDVATGRQRVFGAGLRNANGLDFSPWSGELWTTVNERDMLGSDLVPDYLTNVPVGAHYGWPWVYWRDNYDKRVKYPIPSFISYVRTPEYAMGPHVAALGLVFSKEGARLGDKFANGAFVAQHGSWNRKPPSGYDVVYVAFDARGNPMGKPVPVLSGFLTGDGKTHGRPTWVEWAGDGALLVSDDTAGIIWRVIAPGAKPQAGIARITGKRLPPQRELRGQSATFGADDFARSVTAE from the coding sequence ATGAGCACTCTCAAGAAAGTCGGCATCGGCCTTGTCATCGCCCTGTTGGTCATTGCCGCGGGCCTATGGTTCATCACCCGCGGCGATACGGCGACGATGCCCTGGGCCGAAGTCACTGGCACTGAGCCGCAGCTCGAGGAGCCTTCCGAAGAAGCGATCCCGACGGTGGCCATCGCGGACCCTATTGGTTGGGGCGCGGATGAAACCCCGATCGCGGCCGAGGGTCTCGTCGTCTCCCGCTTCGCGGACGGGCTTGAGCACCCACGTACGCTGCAGGCGCTGCCCAACGGCGATATCCTGGTGGCCCTAAGCCGCGCACCCCAAGAAAAGGGTAGCGGTTTCGAGGCCTGGATCGCCGAAAGGCTCATGGCAAAGGCTGGGGCAACCGGTCCCTCGCCCAACCAGGTGCTGCTCCTGCGCGACACCGACAACGACGGGAAGGCGGATGTGAAGCAGGTCCTGCTCGACGGGCTGGACTCTCCCTCTGGCCTCGCATGGGGCGATGGCGTGCTCTATGTGGCCAACCATAATGCCGTACTGGCTTATCCCTACGAACTCGGTGCGGCCAAGGTTTCTGGAGCAGCCCGAAAGATCGCCGATCTGGCGCCCGGCGGTAATCACTGGATGCGCAACCTGGCGCTGAATCCCGATGGGACCAAGCTCTATGCCGCAGTCGGTTCGGCCAGCAATATCGCCGAGCGCGGGCTCGAAGTTGAGGAGGGCCGCGCACTCATCTGGGAAATCGACGTGGCTACCGGTCGGCAGCGGGTCTTTGGCGCAGGATTGCGCAACGCCAACGGACTCGACTTCAGCCCGTGGTCCGGGGAGTTGTGGACTACCGTCAATGAGCGCGACATGCTCGGGTCGGACCTCGTCCCGGACTATCTTACCAATGTGCCTGTCGGTGCCCATTATGGCTGGCCATGGGTCTATTGGCGCGACAATTACGACAAGCGGGTCAAATACCCCATCCCGTCCTTCATCAGCTACGTTCGCACTCCCGAATATGCCATGGGTCCCCATGTTGCCGCACTGGGCCTGGTGTTCAGCAAGGAAGGCGCCCGCTTGGGCGACAAGTTTGCGAATGGAGCCTTTGTCGCTCAGCATGGATCGTGGAACCGCAAACCGCCTTCGGGCTACGATGTCGTCTACGTGGCTTTCGACGCGCGCGGAAACCCCATGGGCAAACCTGTTCCGGTCCTCTCCGGTTTCCTGACGGGCGATGGCAAGACCCACGGGCGGCCGACCTGGGTGGAATGGGCGGGAGATGGCGCCTTGCTAGTGAGCGATGATACGGCCGGCATTATCTGGCGGGTGATTGCACCAGGTGCCAAGCCACAGGCAGGCATTGCGCGTATCACGGGCAAGCGTCTCCCGCCGCAGCGGGAGCTTCGCGGGCAGTCCGCGACCTTCGGTGCCGATGATTTTGCACGTAGCGTTACGGCTGAGTAA